A stretch of the Aphis gossypii isolate Hap1 chromosome 2, ASM2018417v2, whole genome shotgun sequence genome encodes the following:
- the LOC126548864 gene encoding uncharacterized protein LOC126548864 produces MVVKVIIIGAGVGGTAAAARLSKKGFQVEIYEKNSYNGGRCSLIHQNGHRFDQGPSLYLMPKIFEETFEDLGEDIKNHIELLKCPSNYSVHFHDGETFELTTDISKFSRSLEKYEGNGESTLINFLSYLKETHVHYQRSVKVALKTDFQNWYDFFNPKHIPDVIKLHLLDTVYNRVCKYFKSDYMRKAFSFQTMYLGMSPYDGLAPYSLLQYTEIAEGIWYPKGGFNKVLQSLEKIAVQNGAKFNYNIDVQEIIVDDNGVAKGIKLTNGDVINSDIVICNADLVYAYNKLLPKTPYAETLGKKELTSSSISFYWSMKTVVSQLKVHNIFLAEKYKESFDQIFKDHTLPDEPSFYVNVPSRIDPTAAPEGKDTIVVLVPVGHISDVPNIDFDKLVKRAREQVIDTIEKRLKISDFRSMIDHEIVNDPRTWQNEFNLWKGSILGLSHSLFQVLWFRPSLKCKIFENLYFVGASAQPGTGVPIVLCGAKMLEKQLCDRFLEGKTEINIWSRCISFLIGLLALLIFWFFFKF; encoded by the exons ATGGTGGTAAAAGTTATCATCATCGGGGCTGGAGTTGGTGGCACTGCAGCAGCCGCTAGACTTAGCAAAAAAGGATTTCAAGtagaaatttatgaaaaaaattcatataatggTGGAAGATGTTCACTCATTCATCAAAATGGACATCGGTTTGATCAAGGTCCATCATTGTATTTGATgcctaaaatatttgaagagACATTTGAAGATTTGGGAGAGGACATTAAAAATCACATAGAGTTATTGAAGTGTCCTTCTAATTACAGCGTACATTTTCACGACGGAGAAACATTTGAACTCACCACTGATATATCGAAATTTTCTCGTTCTTTGGAAAAATATGAAGGTAATGGTGAATCaacattaattaactttttaagttatttaaaggaAACTCATGTACACTATCAGAGGAGCGTCAAAGTTGCACTCAAGACCGATTTCCAAAATTGGTACGatttttttaatccaaaaCACATACCGGACGTAATAAAACTGCATCTATTGGACACTGTTTACAACAGAGTTTGTAAGTATTTCAAGAGCGACTACATGAGAAAGGCGTTTTCATTCCAGACTATGTACCTggg AATGTCACCGTATGATGGTTTAGCACCCTATAGTTTACTGCAATACACTGAAATAGCGGAAGGGATTTGGTATCCGAAAGGAGGGTTTAACAAAGTCTTACAAAGTCTAGAAAAAATTGCCGTACAAAATGGGGccaagtttaattataatatcgatgTCCAAGAAATAATAGTTGATGACAATGGAGTGGCGAAAGGAATCAAATTGACAAACGGTGATGTAATAAATAGTGACATTGTAATCTGTAATGCAGATCTCGTGTATGCGTACAACAAACTTTTGCCAAAAACTCCATACGCTGAAACACTTGGCAAAAAAGAACTTACTTCTTCTTCGATATCATTTTATTGGTCCATGAAAACTGTTGTATCTCAATTGAAAGttcacaacatttttttggccgaaaaatataaagaaagttTTGATCAAATATTCAAGGATCATACGTTGCCCGATGAACCATCGTTTTATGTTAACGTACCCAGTCGCATTGATCCTACAGCTGCACCAGAAGGAAAAGACACGATCGTAGTTTTAGTACCAGTGGGGCATATATCGGATGTACCAAATATTGATTTCGATAAACTTGTGAAAAGAGCAAGGGAACAAGTAATCGACACGATAGAGAAAAGATTAAAGATATCCGACTTCAGAAGTATGATCGACCATGAAATAGTGAATGATCCGAGAACATGGCAaaacgaatttaatttatggaaAGGATCTATACTGGGATTATCTCATTCATTGTTTCAAGTTTTATGGTTCAGACCAAGTTTGAAgtgcaaaatatttgaaaacttataCTTTGTTGGTGCTTCGGCACAACCTGGTACTGGTGTACCAATAGTTTTATGTGGTGCAAAGATGctagaaaaacaattatgtgaTAGATTTTTAGAAGGTAAAACTGAAATAAACATATGGTCAAggtgtatttcatttttaatcggTCTTCTAGCACTTCTGATattctggtttttttttaaattttaa
- the LOC114125983 gene encoding uncharacterized protein LOC114125983: MLTYTDIHLIYILPAVGVLTLITLPFINRWETSKIVIITAVALIYTTPCYNYSISNRARSYSPGRVKAVVGNVPVEEYLSVVLQTVLTSLWALLCLRWRLPFLNFNHDKRSYQLIRWIPILLLSVAVAVGFKIAVPGQKTFYLGSILYWASPVIMLMWYGAGNYFVRNIKLSFMAIVIPTLYLLWVNRIALKENIWHLNKATSLNVIAMNGLPLEEVLFTVITTTMVVLAGTCYDKAYGMIVTFSLIFPHQFSISWKFISQMYRAFETPEYSMPSIVTEDLKKCIEVLNSSSTFGTSNYLFHIGKLS, encoded by the coding sequence ATGTTAACCTACACGGACAtacatctaatatatattcttCCAGCTGTTGGAGTATTAACACTTATAACACTGCCATTTATCAATCGCTGGGAGACGTCTAAGATCGTAATCATAACCGCTGTAGCACTTATCTACACGACGCCGTGTTACAATTACAGCATCTCTAACAGAGCCAGATCGTATTCACCAGGACGAGTTAAAGCCGTCGTAGGAAACGTACCCGTCGAAGAGTACTTGTCAGTTGTCCTACAGACCGTGTTGACTTCGCTTTGGGCTTTGCTGTGTCTCCGGTGGAGACTGCcgtttttgaatttcaacCACGACAAACGGAGTTATCAATTGATCCGATGGATACCGATTTTGTTACTGAGCGTTGCCGTGGCTGTAGGGTTCAAAATTGCCGTTCCGGGACAAAAAACGTTCTATTTGGGAAGTATTCTGTATTGGGCGTCCCCGGTCATCATGCTCATGTGGTACGGTGCCGGCAACTATTTCGTGAGAAACATTAAGCTGTCGTTCATGGCGATCGTGATTCCGACTTTATACTTGTTATGGGTCAACCGAATAGCCCTGAAGGAGAACATATGGCATCTGAATAAAGCGACCAGCTTAAACGTAATCGCGATGAATGGTTTACCATTAGAAGAAGTATTATTTACGGTTATAACGACCACTATGGTTGTGTTGGCGGGAACTTGTTACGACAAAGCGTACGGGATGATTGTAACCTTCTCGTTGATATTCCCTCATCAGTTTAGTATAAGTTGGAAATTCATCAGTCAGATGTATCGAGCGTTCGAGACTCCAGAATATTCTATGCCGTCTATTGTCAcagaagatttaaaaaaatgtatcgaaGTATTAAATTCTTCGAGTACATTTGGTacttctaattatttatttcacatcGGTAAGTTATCatga